One window from the genome of Roseomonas haemaphysalidis encodes:
- a CDS encoding pyridoxal phosphate-dependent aminotransferase, producing the protein MALKVGKGAEAPPFLVMDVIAAANARQAALPPGAPGVLRMEVGQPGTGAPRGAAEAAIQALRAGTPMGYTEAFGLRSLRERIAGHYREKYGVAVSPARVAVTVGASGAFPLAFLAAFDVGDRVAMAAPFYPPYANILTALGMRPQVLPCDASTRFQPTVAMLDALDPRPAGLIVASPCNPAGTMLGRGELAAIADWCEANGVRLISDEIYHGLSYGTEEATAAGCSGSAIVVNSFSKYFSMTGWRIGWMLLPEDLLRPVECLAQNMVISAPHIAQVAAEAAFGCAEELEANKAVYARNRALLLEAMPGAGFGTLAQAEGAFYLWADVSDRTQDSVGFCARMLAEAGIAATPGVDFDPERGHRFLRFSYCGTEATVRDAIARLRGWR; encoded by the coding sequence GTGGCGCTGAAGGTCGGCAAGGGGGCGGAAGCGCCGCCCTTTCTGGTGATGGACGTGATCGCCGCCGCCAATGCCCGGCAGGCGGCGCTGCCGCCCGGCGCCCCCGGCGTTCTGCGCATGGAGGTGGGCCAGCCCGGCACCGGCGCGCCGCGCGGCGCGGCGGAGGCGGCGATCCAGGCGCTGCGGGCCGGCACGCCGATGGGCTACACCGAGGCCTTCGGCCTGCGGTCGCTGCGCGAGCGCATCGCCGGGCATTACCGCGAGAAATATGGCGTCGCCGTGTCCCCCGCCCGCGTGGCGGTGACGGTGGGGGCTTCCGGCGCCTTTCCGCTGGCCTTTCTCGCTGCCTTCGACGTGGGCGACCGGGTGGCCATGGCCGCGCCCTTCTACCCGCCCTATGCCAACATCCTGACCGCGCTGGGCATGCGGCCGCAGGTGCTGCCCTGCGATGCCTCCACCCGCTTCCAGCCCACGGTGGCGATGCTGGACGCGTTGGACCCGCGCCCGGCGGGCCTGATCGTCGCCAGCCCCTGCAACCCCGCCGGCACCATGCTGGGGCGGGGCGAGCTGGCGGCCATCGCCGACTGGTGCGAGGCCAACGGCGTGCGGCTGATCTCGGACGAGATCTACCACGGCCTGTCCTATGGCACGGAGGAAGCCACCGCCGCCGGCTGCTCCGGAAGCGCCATCGTGGTGAACAGCTTTTCCAAGTATTTCTCCATGACCGGCTGGCGCATCGGCTGGATGCTGCTGCCGGAGGACCTTTTGCGCCCGGTGGAATGCCTGGCGCAGAACATGGTGATCAGCGCGCCGCACATCGCCCAGGTCGCCGCCGAGGCCGCCTTCGGCTGCGCCGAGGAGCTGGAAGCCAACAAGGCCGTCTACGCGCGCAACCGCGCCCTGCTGCTGGAAGCGATGCCCGGCGCCGGCTTCGGAACACTGGCGCAGGCGGAAGGCGCCTTCTACCTGTGGGCCGACGTGTCGGACCGCACGCAGGACAGCGTCGGCTTCTGCGCCCGCATGCTGGCCGAGGCCGGCATCGCCGCGACCCCCGGCGTGGATTTCGACCCGGAGCGCGGCCACCGCTTTCTGCGCTTCAGCTATTGCGGCACGGAAGCCACGGTGCGCGACGCCATCGCGCGGTTGCGCGGCTGGCGATGA
- a CDS encoding gamma-glutamyltransferase, translating to MTSTRDRAIPATLALLGTLSLAACGTVSSAVNSVVSGGSGPAAGQQGFVSGFLGGVAADEPRAALVARDVLSAGGTAVDAAVAGGFALTATLPSRAGLGGGGACLVFDPVRNSTEAVVFPAGANPQSAGDRPAAIPMMARGLFALHTRKPRRPFEELVSPAEQLARFGTPASRALATDLAAVAGPLLADAGARAVFAPGEQPLREGEVLSQPDLGATLAALRVSGVGDLYQGAQARRLEELSPRAGGPLTVAALRPAVAQVMPPLQVTLVNDTLSFLPPPADGGLAAAVAAQALAAGQAPAAAEARGLAAAGAWRAGGAEPAALLANPPAGGGAMGTLPASTTLVVLDREGGAVSCAFSMNNLFGTGRLVPGMGMFLAAAPGVGRVEPPLLSAVLVHNRNLKAFRFAGAGSGQAAAPLAAALPAIRQLVSRTPLPQALAEVPEPGRTNAISCDRYLPGDPRQCVAGTDARGAGLAIGGQ from the coding sequence ATGACCAGCACCCGCGACCGCGCCATCCCCGCCACGCTCGCCCTGCTGGGCACCTTGTCGCTCGCGGCCTGCGGCACCGTGTCCAGCGCCGTCAACAGCGTGGTGAGCGGCGGCTCCGGCCCCGCCGCCGGGCAGCAGGGCTTTGTGTCGGGCTTTCTGGGCGGCGTGGCGGCGGACGAGCCCCGCGCCGCGCTGGTGGCGCGGGACGTGCTGTCGGCCGGCGGCACGGCGGTGGACGCGGCGGTGGCGGGCGGCTTCGCGCTGACGGCCACCTTGCCGTCCCGCGCCGGGCTGGGCGGCGGCGGCGCCTGCCTGGTGTTCGACCCCGTGCGCAACAGCACGGAAGCGGTGGTGTTTCCCGCCGGTGCCAACCCGCAATCCGCCGGCGACCGCCCGGCCGCCATTCCGATGATGGCGCGCGGCCTTTTCGCCCTGCACACCCGCAAGCCCCGCCGGCCGTTCGAGGAGCTGGTGTCCCCCGCCGAGCAGCTCGCCCGCTTCGGCACGCCGGCGTCCCGCGCCTTGGCCACCGACCTGGCCGCCGTGGCCGGGCCGCTGCTGGCCGATGCCGGCGCCCGCGCGGTCTTCGCCCCCGGCGAGCAGCCGCTGCGCGAAGGCGAGGTGCTGAGCCAGCCCGACCTCGGCGCCACGCTGGCGGCGCTGCGGGTGTCCGGCGTGGGCGACCTGTACCAGGGCGCCCAGGCACGGCGGCTGGAAGAGCTTTCGCCCCGCGCCGGCGGCCCGCTGACGGTGGCGGCGCTGCGCCCCGCCGTGGCGCAGGTGATGCCGCCGCTGCAGGTGACGCTGGTCAACGACACCCTGTCCTTTCTGCCGCCACCGGCCGATGGCGGGCTGGCCGCCGCCGTGGCGGCCCAGGCGCTGGCCGCCGGGCAGGCGCCGGCCGCCGCCGAGGCGCGCGGGCTGGCCGCCGCGGGCGCCTGGCGTGCCGGGGGCGCCGAACCCGCCGCGCTGCTGGCCAACCCGCCCGCCGGCGGCGGCGCCATGGGCACGCTGCCGGCCTCCACCACGCTGGTGGTGCTGGACCGCGAAGGCGGCGCCGTGTCCTGCGCCTTCAGCATGAACAACCTGTTCGGCACCGGCCGGCTGGTGCCGGGCATGGGCATGTTCCTGGCCGCCGCCCCGGGCGTCGGGCGGGTGGAGCCGCCGCTGCTGTCGGCCGTGCTGGTGCACAACCGCAACCTCAAGGCCTTCCGCTTTGCCGGCGCCGGCAGCGGGCAGGCCGCCGCGCCGCTGGCCGCCGCCCTGCCGGCGATCCGCCAGCTTGTCAGCCGCACGCCGCTGCCGCAGGCGCTGGCCGAGGTGCCGGAGCCCGGCCGGACCAACGCCATCAGCTGCGACCGCTACCTGCCGGGCGACCCCCGGCAATGCGTGGCAGGCACGGATGCGCGCGGCGCCGGCCTCGCCATCGGCGGGCAGTAG
- a CDS encoding DsbA family protein, translating into MPLRPLVRRVLPVLLAALPLAPAHAAALTEAQRQEVVEVLRQALREDPSILRDAVAALQAADRQARDSTRGATIAAQADALLRNPADPVKGNLRGDVTLVEFFDARCGYCKVLHPTMEALLQADPNIRVVMKDLPILGPSSVVASRVLLAAQKQGKYLPLQAALMRLRVEPSEAVLKAEAEKLGLDWARIQRDMNDPAVQQRLEGNLALARALSIEGTPALVIGTTLVPGAVDLPTLQQLVADARRRPAAAGGG; encoded by the coding sequence TTGCCCCTTCGCCCCCTTGTCCGCCGGGTCCTGCCGGTGCTGCTCGCCGCGCTGCCCCTGGCGCCCGCCCATGCCGCCGCGCTGACGGAAGCGCAGCGGCAGGAGGTGGTGGAGGTGCTGCGCCAGGCGCTGCGCGAGGACCCCTCCATCCTGCGCGACGCGGTGGCCGCCCTGCAGGCGGCGGACCGGCAGGCGCGCGACAGCACGCGCGGCGCCACCATCGCCGCCCAGGCCGATGCGCTGCTGCGCAACCCCGCCGACCCGGTGAAGGGCAACCTGCGCGGCGACGTGACGCTGGTTGAGTTCTTCGACGCCCGCTGCGGCTACTGCAAGGTGCTGCACCCGACCATGGAGGCGCTGCTCCAGGCGGACCCCAACATCCGCGTGGTCATGAAGGACCTGCCGATCCTGGGGCCGTCCAGCGTGGTGGCCAGCCGGGTGCTGCTGGCCGCCCAGAAGCAGGGCAAGTACCTGCCGCTGCAGGCGGCGCTGATGCGCCTGCGGGTGGAACCGAGCGAGGCGGTGCTGAAGGCCGAGGCGGAGAAGCTCGGCCTCGACTGGGCGCGCATCCAGCGCGACATGAACGACCCGGCGGTGCAGCAGCGGCTGGAAGGCAACCTGGCACTGGCGCGGGCGCTGTCCATCGAGGGCACGCCGGCGCTGGTGATCGGCACCACGCTGGTGCCCGGCGCGGTGGACCTGCCGACCCTGCAGCAGCTGGTGGCGGACGCCCGCCGCCGGCCCGCCGCTGCCGGCGGTGGCTGA
- a CDS encoding succinylglutamate desuccinylase/aspartoacylase domain-containing protein, whose product MAEPVVPGGGPRDLALPVFPVQLPVPDLGPWLGGNLLPGVWSFEAASPGPHVALISLIHGNEIAGALLLARWLREGLRPLRGRLTLVFANLDAFARFDPTDPTLSRFVDEDLNRVWDERVLLGPRRSSELARARALRPLMDGVDVLLDLHSMLWPSDPLILAGDTPDARALGLRLGVPGLVVADQGHSTGRRLIDCAAFARLGRAALLVEGGQHWQPATFEVLEASATALLRHTGLLPASTAPATPPGRLAEVTRTVTATTHGFAFVQDFRGGQVIPARNTLLALDGEQEIRTPHDNCLLVMPTPRALRGHTAVRLARLVDEAGHS is encoded by the coding sequence GTGGCTGAGCCGGTGGTGCCCGGCGGTGGCCCGCGCGACCTGGCGCTGCCGGTGTTTCCGGTGCAGCTGCCGGTGCCGGACCTCGGCCCCTGGCTCGGCGGCAACCTGTTGCCGGGCGTGTGGAGCTTCGAGGCCGCGTCGCCCGGCCCCCACGTGGCGCTGATCAGCCTGATCCACGGCAACGAGATCGCCGGCGCGCTGCTGCTGGCCCGCTGGCTGCGGGAAGGGCTGCGGCCACTCCGCGGGCGGCTGACCCTGGTCTTCGCCAACCTGGACGCTTTCGCGCGCTTCGACCCCACCGACCCCACCCTGTCCCGCTTCGTGGACGAGGACCTGAACCGGGTGTGGGACGAGCGCGTGCTGCTCGGCCCGCGCCGTTCCAGCGAGCTGGCCCGCGCCCGCGCGCTGCGCCCGCTGATGGACGGGGTGGACGTGCTGCTGGACCTGCACAGCATGCTGTGGCCGTCCGACCCGCTGATCCTGGCGGGCGACACGCCCGATGCCCGCGCGCTGGGACTGCGGCTCGGCGTGCCGGGGCTGGTGGTGGCGGACCAGGGCCACAGCACCGGGCGCCGGCTGATCGACTGCGCCGCCTTTGCCCGCCTCGGCCGCGCCGCGCTGCTGGTGGAAGGCGGCCAGCACTGGCAGCCGGCGACCTTCGAGGTGCTGGAAGCCTCGGCCACGGCGCTGCTGCGCCACACCGGCCTGCTGCCCGCCAGCACCGCCCCCGCCACGCCCCCCGGCCGCTTGGCGGAGGTGACGCGCACCGTGACCGCCACCACGCACGGCTTCGCCTTTGTGCAGGACTTCCGCGGCGGCCAGGTGATTCCCGCCCGCAACACCCTGCTGGCGCTGGACGGCGAGCAGGAGATCCGCACGCCGCACGACAACTGCCTGCTGGTGATGCCGACGCCGCGCGCCCTGCGCGGCCACACAGCGGTGCGGCTGGCGCGCCTGGTGGACGAAGCCGGCCATTCATAA
- a CDS encoding ABC transporter substrate-binding protein: protein MSPAPSRLKTALLLGAATLAMLAATPLAAQNLTIAIGGSVTSLDPHFYNASPNNSVSAHFFDKLTEFDASTRLQPQLALSWTAVAPTVWEFKLRPNVQWHDGKPFTADDVAFTIERTPNVPNSPGGFGGFVRAIQRTEIVDPLTIRFHTAAPYPLLPTDFASVAIISRHAGTGAATEDYNSGKAVVGTGPYRFSAYAPGTRTQMTRNDNYWGGKPSWATVDFRVISSPPARTAAILSGDVDIIDTVPSSDIPQLGRESRLQLTQIQGLRLIYLSPDRSRADNPIDVTDNTGKPLASNPFNDVRVRRALTMGIARDGLAERVMENTAKPAGQWLPPGTYSYNDSIQPPRLDIEGAKKLLAEAGFPQGFRMVLSTPNDRYPNDSKTAQAVAQMWTRIGVQTTVQALPWSTFSARANRQEFGMRLTGWGSITGEASYALVNIMGTYSTETRMGANNSGRYSNPELDALTAKALGTLDDAEREKLLQQAVKLAIDDVAIIPLHQLVNTWAVRKGLVHDPRMDERTRAMDVKPGQS from the coding sequence ATGTCCCCTGCACCGTCCAGACTGAAGACCGCCCTGCTGCTGGGCGCCGCCACGCTGGCGATGCTGGCCGCGACGCCGCTGGCGGCCCAGAACCTGACCATCGCCATCGGCGGCTCGGTCACCTCGCTGGACCCGCATTTCTACAACGCCTCGCCCAACAACAGCGTGTCGGCGCATTTCTTCGACAAGCTGACGGAATTCGACGCCTCCACCCGCCTGCAGCCACAACTCGCCCTGTCCTGGACGGCGGTGGCGCCGACGGTGTGGGAGTTCAAGCTGCGCCCCAACGTGCAGTGGCATGACGGCAAGCCCTTCACCGCCGACGATGTGGCCTTCACCATCGAGCGCACGCCCAACGTGCCCAACAGCCCGGGCGGCTTCGGCGGCTTCGTGCGCGCCATCCAGCGGACCGAGATCGTCGACCCGCTGACCATCCGCTTCCACACCGCGGCGCCCTACCCGCTGCTGCCGACCGACTTCGCCTCGGTCGCCATCATTTCCCGCCACGCCGGCACGGGCGCCGCGACGGAGGACTACAACAGCGGCAAGGCGGTGGTCGGCACCGGCCCCTACCGCTTCAGCGCCTATGCGCCCGGCACCCGCACGCAGATGACGCGCAACGACAACTACTGGGGCGGCAAGCCGAGCTGGGCGACGGTGGACTTCCGCGTCATCTCCTCGCCGCCCGCGCGCACGGCGGCGATCCTGTCGGGCGACGTGGACATCATCGACACGGTGCCCTCCTCCGACATCCCGCAGCTCGGCCGCGAAAGCCGGCTGCAGCTCACGCAGATCCAGGGCCTGCGGCTGATCTACCTGTCGCCCGACCGCAGCCGCGCCGACAACCCGATCGACGTGACGGACAACACGGGCAAGCCGCTCGCCAGCAACCCGTTCAACGACGTGCGCGTGCGCCGCGCGCTGACCATGGGCATCGCCCGCGACGGCCTGGCCGAGCGGGTGATGGAAAACACCGCCAAGCCCGCCGGCCAGTGGCTGCCGCCCGGCACCTATTCCTACAACGACAGCATCCAGCCGCCGCGCCTGGACATCGAGGGTGCCAAGAAGCTGCTGGCCGAGGCGGGCTTCCCGCAGGGCTTCCGCATGGTGCTGAGCACGCCCAACGACCGCTACCCCAACGACAGCAAGACCGCCCAGGCCGTGGCGCAGATGTGGACGCGCATCGGCGTGCAGACCACGGTGCAGGCCCTGCCCTGGTCCACCTTCTCCGCCCGCGCCAACCGGCAGGAATTCGGCATGCGCCTGACCGGCTGGGGCAGCATCACGGGCGAGGCCTCCTACGCCCTGGTCAACATCATGGGCACCTACAGCACCGAAACGCGGATGGGCGCCAACAATTCCGGCCGCTATTCCAACCCGGAGCTGGACGCGCTGACGGCCAAGGCGCTGGGCACGCTGGACGACGCCGAGCGCGAGAAGCTGCTGCAACAGGCGGTGAAGCTGGCGATCGACGATGTCGCCATCATCCCGCTGCACCAGCTGGTGAACACCTGGGCGGTGCGGAAGGGGCTGGTGCACGACCCGCGCATGGACGAGCGGACGCGCGCCATGGACGTGAAGCCCGGCCAGAGCTGA